In Deinococcus proteolyticus MRP, a single genomic region encodes these proteins:
- a CDS encoding metallophosphoesterase, producing MRTSPRLTRRQWLQRSAMGLLGLGSLLGGGAVAGAYSLSVTRQRHALSGLRSPMRLVFLTDLHYGLYIGAGSVRRWVDAALAERPDLILLGGDFVDIRPGEQPTPLLEQLARLQAPLGVYGVWGNHDYGSFGRYDSRWRGAGQPGWQQRRSELARQLEVAGVQLLRNRAAQPRGDLQLLGTDDWQWGERPDLGALLAGAGERATLLLTHNPDILPTFPQPIGLTLAGHTHGGQVRLPGVGALVVPSAYGTRYAMGWHQGAHGSPAYVSRGLGVSGLPLRTLCPPEVTVLELVPGWS from the coding sequence ATGAGGACTTCTCCCCGCCTGACACGCCGGCAATGGCTTCAGCGCAGCGCCATGGGCCTGCTGGGCCTGGGCAGCCTGCTGGGGGGAGGCGCAGTTGCTGGAGCTTACAGCCTGAGTGTGACCCGCCAGCGCCACGCGCTTTCCGGACTCCGCTCACCCATGCGGCTGGTCTTTCTGACCGACCTCCACTATGGGCTGTACATCGGAGCGGGCAGTGTGCGCCGCTGGGTGGACGCGGCGTTGGCCGAGCGCCCGGACCTGATTCTGCTGGGCGGCGACTTCGTGGATATCCGTCCCGGCGAGCAGCCCACGCCCTTGCTGGAACAGCTGGCCCGGCTGCAAGCCCCGCTGGGGGTGTACGGCGTGTGGGGCAACCATGACTACGGGTCTTTCGGACGCTACGACTCGCGCTGGCGCGGCGCAGGACAGCCCGGCTGGCAGCAGCGGCGCAGCGAACTGGCGCGGCAGCTGGAAGTGGCGGGCGTGCAGCTGCTGCGCAACCGGGCCGCGCAGCCCAGAGGCGACCTGCAGCTGCTGGGAACCGATGACTGGCAGTGGGGTGAACGTCCCGACCTAGGCGCCCTGCTGGCCGGGGCAGGGGAGCGGGCTACACTGCTCCTCACGCATAATCCCGACATTCTGCCCACTTTTCCGCAGCCTATCGGTCTGACGCTGGCAGGGCACACCCACGGCGGCCAGGTACGGCTGCCAGGCGTGGGCGCGCTGGTGGTGCCCAGCGCCTATGGCACCCGTTACGCCATGGGCTGGCACCAGGGGGCGCACGGCAGCCCCGCCTATGTCAGCCGGGGGCTGGGCGTATCCGGCCTGCCGCTGCGGACGCTGTGCCCGCCGGAAGTCACGGTGCTGGAGTTAGTACCGGGCTGGAGTTAG